In Carya illinoinensis cultivar Pawnee chromosome 7, C.illinoinensisPawnee_v1, whole genome shotgun sequence, the following are encoded in one genomic region:
- the LOC122315719 gene encoding la-related protein 1C, with product MAMSSSANADSASATNQSPRHSTGGADTVGSPQSRRATRVVSSSLPPWTQIVRGQSEPVAAAPSSPSHTTAVSEPAVALLVVEESMGEGSENGPHGNAGKRPAWNKPSNGPTPDVGPVMGAASWPALSVSTRASAKPSSESSKCLSDIASPVAASQGTGTTSSSSQKQVSNNANSNPTSNHSINTRQRSMKRHSVSTSSNGGLPPQQQAPPGAVIDGGSNNPSPKDHMQRSGFSSQSHSGNDHPPQRNSFRNRNGGSHPRGDGSHHHNYKGRHDHERGNSDWNAHRNFAGKDTHMQPQRVFHRFMRGPPPPQSSAPFIPPPTVRPYGGPIGFPDMPPPMVYVAAPAPESLRGMPFVTPISPHALFFHASDPQLYNKIVNQIDYYFSNENLIKDTYLRQNMDDQGWVPIKLIAGFKKVMLLTENIQLILDAVRTSNVLEIQGDKVRRRNDWMKWIISPSVHFPKASGQQTSGKSSQDILEAHVQSMSLEEKTTDHSSAGGQADVHGVAIHSGLPSGDSSNLMQLSGGRVTGVGVQAGSDHSISA from the exons aTGGCTATGAGTAGTAGTGCGAACGCCGATTCCGCCTCGGCCACGAACCAATCGCCACGTCACTCAACCGGCGGCGCCGATACCGTCGGTAGTCCTCAATCGCGTCGCGCCACGAGGGTGGTGTCGTCCTCGCTGCCTCCGTGGACCCAAATCGTTCGCGGTCAATCTGAGCCGGTCGCCGCTGCTCCTTCTTCGCCCTCGCATACGACGGCTGTGAGTGAGCCGGCTGTTGCTTTGTTGGTGGTGGAGGAATCGATGGGGGAGGGCTCGGAGAATGGGCCGCATGGCAATGCGGGGAAGAGGCCGGCCTGGAACAAGCCGTCGAATGGGCCTACCCCGGACGTTGGTCCGGTCATGGGTGCGGCCTCTTGGCCCGCTTTATCGGTGTCTACTCGGGCTTCGGCTAAACCGTCTTCCGAATCTTCGAAATGCTTATCCGACATCGCATCGCCAGTCGCCGCGTCTCAG GGGACTGGAACAACATCTTCCTCTTCACAGAAACAAGTTAGTAATAATGCAAATTCTAATCCAACCTCGAACCACAGCATAAACACACGTCAGAGATCTATGAAGCGTCATAGTGTAAGTACATCCTCTAATGGTGGCCTCCCACCGCAGCAGCAAGCACCACCAGGTGCTGTGATTGATGGGGGTTCAAATAACCCTTCACCTAAAGATCATATGCAAAGGAGCGGGTTTTCATCACAATCCCATAGTGGTAACGATCATCCACCGCAGCGCAACTCATTTAGGAACCGCAATGGTGGCTCACATCCACGTGGAGATGGTTCTCACCATCACAATTACAAAGGCAGGCATGATCATGAGCGCGGAAATTCAGATTGGAATGCTCATAGGAATTTTGCTGGCAAAGACACCCACATGCAGCCACAGAGAGTTTTCCATAGGTTTATGAGGGGACCTCCACCACCACAGAGTTCTGCCCCATTTATTCCCCCACCAACTGTGCGGCCTTATGGCGGTCCCATTGGTTTCCCTG ATATGCCACCTCCAATGGTATATGTTGCAGCTCCTGCTCCTGAGTCACTCAGAGGCATGCCTTTTGTCACACCAATATCGCCTCATGCACTTTTTTTCCATGCTTCTGATCCTCAGTTATATAACAAGATAGTTAATCAGATAGATTATTATTTCAg TAATGAGAATTTAATTAAAGATACATACTTGCGGCAGAACATGGATGACCAGGGCTGGGTTCCTATTAAATTGATAGCAGGCTTCAAAAAA GTCATGCTCTTGACAGAAAATATCCAGCTTATATTGGATGCTGTGCGTACTTCAAATGTTCTGGAAATACAG GGTGACAAAGTAAGAAGGCGCAATGATTGGATGAAATGGATAATATCACCTTCGGTTCATTTTCCTAAGGCTTCAGGTCAACAGACCTCTGGAAAGTCCAGTCAGGATATACTCGAAGCTCATGTCCAAAGCATGTCACTGGAGGAGAAGACTACCGACCACAGCAGTGCTGGTGGTCAAGCTGATGTTCATGGTGTGGCAATCCATAGTGGACTGCCATCTGGGGATTCGAGCAACCTGATGCAGCTGTCTGGTGGCAGAGTTACTGGAGTCGGTGTTCAAGCCGGTTCGGATCACTCTATTTCAGCATGA